One Gadus chalcogrammus isolate NIFS_2021 chromosome 4, NIFS_Gcha_1.0, whole genome shotgun sequence DNA segment encodes these proteins:
- the aif1l gene encoding allograft inflammatory factor 1-like, protein MPSNMGAQGGKAFGALKAQQREKLDEINKEYMEDQKYRDEEDLPEKLEGFKNKYAEFDLNDQGDIDIMGLKQMMEKLGVPKTHLDVKKMIVEVTGGSSNTINYRDFVRMMLGKRSAVLKLVLVFEDKANGAGSKPNGGGGGGGGGGPPPKRDISSLP, encoded by the exons ATGCCTTCTAACATGGGCGCTCAGG GTGGAAAGGCCTTCGGGGCACTAAAGGCACAGCAAAGGGAAAAACTGGACGAGATTAACAAG GAATATATGGAAGACCAGAAATACCGGGACGAAGAGGACCTCCCTGAGAAACTGGAGGGCTTTAAAA ATAAATACGCAGAGTTCGACCTCAACGACCAGGGAGACATCG ACATCATGGGTCTGAAGCAGATGATGGAGAAGCTGGGCGTTCCCAAGACGCACCTGGACGTGAAGAAGATGATCGTGGAGGTGACGGGGGGCAGCAGCAATACCATCAACTACCGCGACTTCGTCCGGATGATGCTGGGGAAGCGCTCGGCCGTCCTCAAACT ggtgTTGGTCTTTGAGGACAAGGCAAACGGTGCCGGCAGTAAACCaaacggtggtggtggtggtggtggtggtgggggaccCCCCCCTAAAAGGGACATATCCAGCCTGCCATGA